One part of the Phragmites australis chromosome 3, lpPhrAust1.1, whole genome shotgun sequence genome encodes these proteins:
- the LOC133912799 gene encoding purple acid phosphatase 18 has protein sequence MEIRAGTRRSPPSPMAPPPLLLLLLLLLAVSSCASAAASTGAPVVGEDYVRPPARRHRKALLSLFPWSKKKASSSSSDPQQVHISLAGEKHMRITWITVDNSVPSVVDYGIKAGAYTFTSQGESTSYSYLLYSSGKIHHVVIGPLEDNAIYYYRCGGQGPEFQFKTPPSQYPLSLAVVGDLGQTSWTTSTLNHIKQCEHDMLLLPGDLSYADYMQHLWDSFGTLVEPLASTRPWMVTEGNHEKEHIPFLESGFQSYNARWKMPFEESGSTSNLYYSFEVAGAHIIMLGSYTDYDESSDQYAWFKADLAKVDRKRTPWLIVLLHAPWYNSNWAHQGEGDSMMATMEPLLYAAHVDMVIAGHVHAYERAERVYNGRLDPCGAVHITIGDGGNREGLAHRYRNPKPAWSVFREASFGHGELKILNSTHAHWTWHRNDDKEPVRTDDVWINSLAGSGCIQDHSRELRKVLMSP, from the exons ATGGAGATCCGAGCTGGAACCCGCAGGAGCCCTCCCTCTCCCAtggcgccgccgcctctgcttctcctcctgctcctccttcTCGCCGTATCCTCCTgtgcctccgccgccgcctctacCGGAGctccggtggtgggggaggacTACGTCCGGCCGCCGGCCCGGCGCCACCGCAAGGCCCTCCTCAGCCTCTTCCCGtggagcaagaagaaggcctcctcctcctcttcggatCCGCAGCAG GTGCACATTTCACTAGCTGGAGAAAAGCACATGAGAATAACCTGGATTACCGTTGACAACTCTGTCCCCTCTGTTGTGGACTATGGAATTAAAGCAGGTGCATACACATTCACATCTCAAGGAGAAAGCACATCCTATAGTTATTTATTATATAGCTCAGGAAAGATCCATCATGTTGTTATTGGACCTCTTGAAGACAATGCTATTTATTACTACCGATGTGGAGGGCAAGGTCCAGAATTCCAATTTAAGACACCTCCCTCCCAATATCCATTGTCATTGGCTGTTGTTGGTGATCTTGGGCAGACTAGTTGGACGACATCAACCCTGAATCACATCAAACAGTGTGAACATGATATGCTTTTACTCCCTGGTGATCTCTCTTATGCTGATTATATGCAGCATTTGTGGGATTCTTTTGGCACGTTGGTGGAGCCACTTGCTAGCACCCGGCCTTGGATGGTGACGGAAGGCAACCATGAGAAGGAGCACATTCCATTTCTTGAGTCAGGATTTCAATCATATAATGCACGATGGAAAATGCCTTTTGAAGAGAGTGGATCCACATCAAATTTGTACTATTCGTTTGAAGTTGCAGGGGCCCATATTATAATGCTAGGTTCGTACACAGATTATGATGAAAGCTCAGATCAGTATGCTTGGTTCAAG GCTGATCTTGCTAAGGTTGATAGAAAGAGAACTCCATGGCTCATCGTATTGCTGCATGCGCCATGGTACAATAGCAATTGGGCTCATCAGGGTGAAGGTGACAGTATGATGGCTACAATGGAGCCTTTGCTTTATGCTGCTCATGTGGATATGGTAATAGCAGGTCATGTGCATGCTTATGAACGCGCG GAACGAGTCTACAATGGTAGACTTGATCCTTGTGGAGCTGTTCACATAACTATTGGGGATGGTGGAAACCGTGAAGGCTTGGCCCACAG GTACCGAAATCCGAAACCAGCTTGGTCAGTCTTCAGGGAAGCAAGCTTTGGGCATGGGGAGCTAAAGATCCTGAACTCCACTCATGCCCACTGGACTTGGCACAGGAATGATGACAAAGAACCAGTGAGAACGGATGACGTGTGGATAAACTCACTGGCTGGTTCTGGGTGCATCCAGGACCACAGCCGTGAGTTACGGAAAGTTCTAATGTCTCCTTGA